AATTTATGTGTTTGTTTGAGATGGCATGTACCTTAACTATTGGTTGTAACTTTCTATTAGTGGTTATGTTCCTCTATTCTAGTAGAACAATAACAACGATGAATTACTATCTTATTTTTCCGGAGCAAGTTTATGTGTCGGTTTGAGATGGCATGTACCTTAACTATCGGTTGTAACTTTCTATTAGTGGATGTTCCTCTATTCTAGTAGAACAATAACAACGGTGAATTACTGTCTTGTTATTCCTTGACcaattcttatttattttctgtttaTTTAACACGTATTTAACGCATTACACGCGttattttttttgggtcaaagtCAAACACATTACACATGTTATACAAATGTCATTTCTAATCCCGGGTGTTGTGGCTTGCAGTGGTTATTCCTATAGAAATGTTAAGATTCTATTTCTTTGAAATGAGATCGAAATTTATAGAAATCATAGATAAATCATAGATAAGTTACACATTTCAAACCTGTGAATGTTGCATTCCAAACCTCACATTCTCAATAATCTTATGAGATCCCTTGAAAAAAAAGTTAGACGAATTTGACTAATCTAACATGAGTAATTAGTCACTTTACTAGGTAAAGCAAGCCATCATAATCATTGTTTGAGTAATCAATTTTTGAGATTTAAAGAATATCATAATTCATTTTCCATGTGCAAGAATGTAATCACACTCATGATTTCTTAATCAACGATTGTGATGACTTACACATTTTCTTGTAAAGTTACTTCATCACTTTGGAGGAATCAAACTCTTTAAAAACATACTTGATGTCTGTTTATATAAGACTCATACTAAATTTCAGAAATATTTAATTAGACGGTTTTATCATCTCCTTCATTTGCTATCAACCAACACATGTCTTAGTGAATAATGAGATGCaagtaaataacacaagaaagggggtttgaattatgtttttttaaatcacTTTAAAAAACTTTGGTTTtcgaaaagaatattagttcttgaaAACTTTTCGTAAACAGTTTAGTGCAACGGAAATATAAACAGAGTTTAGCAGACGATCAACACACAcaaatttatactggttcacccttaAACGATTGGGCAACGTCCAGTACGTGACCACAACCAAGATTTCCACTAGCAagtttcaaggacttctccaatacaagtattctcaaggacttctcccacaagtattctccaggacttctccaagtattctacaggacctctcctacaagtattgtacATGACTTCTCCTACAACCTTTTCAAGATCTTTTAACTCTACAAGGTttctcttcttacaagagtgatggtagataatttatggcactggaactctaagtgttttggtacagatttgactttggatcactcaagagttctaaatctaagagagaagtaaatgAAGAGATTCGACTCTTTAAGGTTATATGTTATATCTTTTACTTTGCAGAAATTGTGGTAAGTTTGACACTTAGGAATGTTTCTGCTTTGAGCTTGAGAagctttgaatgctttgaagaatgtagAATTGAATGCTTTGAGTTATTGTTCTTTCAGCGTTGATTCTCTCtggttcttctttcttcagattTTCCTTAAATACTCGCTTGCTAgggttgtagccgttgtgagacaaATCCAACCGTTGTTCTAGCTGTTGAGAGATGAAATATGTCTGTTGATTTAAATAGCTTCGGTTGGTAGATGCATTAAATACATGCTACTGttcaagtctatcctttagctgaaaatgtgatgtttgtcagctagtaagTAGCAATAGACTTGGGCTACTCTTCAGAAATGAGACAAAATGGAAGTTTGATGTTGACGCGTTGTCCTTTTCCCTCGTTGGTCTGCGCACTTTAGGGAAAGAGAAAGTCTTCACGTGATCTCTTTGAATCCTTAACAAATGGTTGCAATCTGACTTTGTCTTTGGCGCCTAGAAGtttgtcttcaacttttctGAATGACGAGCTGACATTGGACGGTCAGGAGCGAATGTGCCTTGACTTGTGTTGTATGCGTGCTAGACGATCTTGCGAATTATGAATCTTTTTCCTTTAGAAATGATTTGACGTTGAAGTACTTTGTTCAAATGAATATACCTGGAATTCAAATTAATTGAAAAGCTTAGTTTTCATAAAAGTGTTTCTAAGTACAAAATGTTATTGAtcaaaattagattttaaaacgatatgatgcgtttgaacttaacaaataATTATGTCAATTTGTCACCACTTCGTTCCTCCATCATCCCCACTAGCAAGCAATCATTACACTCCAAATGATTTTTCTTGGTATCAAAAATTGAGAAGGTGATTTTGTCGCTGCCACTTTCAGTTACATTGATCTTATATTTTATGGCATGTTTGGATAGTAAATAGGAATATGATTTTATGCCGAGATGCATGTGAGATATATAATACATATACCAAGATAAAAAATATCATCGAAAGGGTGGACAATAACTATAGAAAATAAGATTCAGTACAAAAAGCTGGAAAAAGGGAGCAGACAAAGTTATGTACGTTGGGAAAGCTTGTCTAGTTGTGGCTACGTGATACGTTTTTCGTAAGTGTACGGACCGAGCGAAGTAATATATAAGATTGTCGAATTCATAAGCATTGTGGGCCAAACTAAATTGCAAGAAGAAGTAGTTGTTTAGAACACAAGAAAAGtaagagaaatatatatatatatatatatatatatatatatatatattcaatttgATGTGAACTTGATTAAGAAGCAAATAAATGATTATGATAAAAGACGAGCACTTGAGTTATTTTCACGAATTCATCTTATGCTCAAGACAATTAAGAGTGTATGAATCTCTTGGAATTCAATCTATGGTTGAGTTAGTCTAAGTCTTACAGGTTGATTCCTTAAGACAAGTAAATCTTTCAATTAAATCTCATTATTCGAATTCCTTAGTACCTATGAATGACTCAATTGAATATTATGGTTCTTTATCTGGTCACCAATTATTAGTCTCTACCCTTATTCTAAGGCGCAAGCAACAAATCAATATAATCTCAGGTCCCTTATTCAAAACCAAACTTCCATTTGTTGAAGAGAATAAGCAAAAAAACTTGTATGAATTCAAGCTTCTATTATAAAAGTGAAATAGATTCGTAGATGAAAACCATGTTCATACAAACTCAGAAACTAAAACATAACTAAGAACATGATTCACATTCCAAGTGCTAAAATAAACTTAGCCGAACATGGCTAACAAAGTGATAATCAAACCTAGAATAAAGCTCTAAGAACACTACTCCAAGCCTTTGTTCAGAAAATCTAAGATATCAAACTATGTTACAAAGAGTTCAATTTTTAGGAAAAATAATtgatgagccacgcatgtgcgtggcattCTTGCACACACACGTGTGGCAAGTTGTTATGTCTCTGACcccccacgcatgtgcgtggccttcACGTACTTAATGACCAAGGCTCTATCCTGTCATGCATGTGCGTGGCCAGGTGCACACACATACGTGGAAACCTCATCTGGCAGCATCTTTTGCGTGGCCAAGGCCTTCACCATCTTTTATTCCCTTCATTTCCAAGTTTCTGAAACCTCTTGAGCCTCTTGCTTTTCTCCATCAAGTGAGATTCCAAGAAAATAAATGATGAGCATTTAAGACTTGACTGCACAGTAAATTATCATCAAGCCTTATTTGTAACAACAAACATCACATAATGCCCATCGAAGTTCAGAAGATAATCAACATATGTTTATTATCACAATGCCCATTTTGCCCCTAATTCCTCTGACATACTAGATCAAAGACCAAAGTGCAATAAGAGTCAAACCTAAGGACTAGAAGTGCAAATAAGACTCCAAGAAGGACTAAAATGCAAATGGTGATGCTAAAACATAAAAAGACTCAACTCAGACTAAAAACACTATTGACTCAAAaagataaaaaacaaataaaaagacCATGATCACTAGGTGTCAAACAAAAATGTCGCGCTCATAAAAGGTATTTCCTTGGATAGGGGGACATTGTTAGTATCACATGGATAGGAGGCTTTCACCTTGGACAGGGTCTATATGCCTACTCTTTAGACAAGGGTGTCATGCTCAATTGAGGCATTGCCTTAGACGAAGGACTTGGATAGTGTGGCACGCATCAAGTTTTAGCAACATGTTGATTACACACCGGAGGTTGGTAAGAACTGAGGGACAAAGAACTTGCACCTCGGATTGGGGCCTTTACGTGCCCTTGCACCTCGGATGGGGGCCTTTACGTGCCCGTGCGTCGGAAAAAAGGTATCGCTAGCGTTTTCATGATTTAATAGCAAATAAAGGCTCCCATCCAAGATATGAAGGGAAAGGTGGCTGCTTATTCAATTAGGGGTTATTAGTTTTGCCCAAAACATCTGCAAGAATACCTATAATGGAAGTTCACAACACTCTTATAGTTACAGGCGAACATTCTGGGATTTTCAGAATCCTTTGTTTTTTGGGAAGGGATGAAGACATAAAGTACCAGCCTACAATTTCTATGGATCAGAACAAGGTATGATTAGAAAACTTAGGTGCTCATTCAATGGAAACATTTACCAATCTCTGAAAGTTCTTGGGAGTCCTTTACTACCCACACAAGACCAATTTCCAGATACCTTTAGCACAATGTCAAAATGTTTGGAGGGACTAGGAAGTATAAACCAGGAAGAGAAACAGattacattcaattttttaCAGTAGAAATAAAAGAACATACAAAAAATACAACTTTAGCAAGAAAAACCTAGGGGTAAAAAGAGGAAAGTGTAAATCTCATCGTAGAGTATGATTACTACTCATTTGGTGCTCCCAATTACAAGCTTAGCCTGTAAACTAATCACCCACTTGTGTATTTGAAAGATACCTCCATGACTTTACTTGAGGTTCTTCGTCAATGAGCGTTTGCAAGCCAACACTTTCTGATGGAAGCCCGAACATGTACCTACAGCCACAACCAGTTCTGATGATGAATTATTCTGGTCAAGCAATACAAGGTTCTCATAACCCACTTGCACTCTTTGCCCCCAGGTTAAGAACAACAAATGTAATCTCTAAACTCACTCCGAAAGAAATATTATCATAATTGATATTTGATAGACACAATATCAAAATACAATGCTTGTTTTAAGAGGATAGTCTTAATATGCAGTCACCAATTCTCAGAGAACCAAAAAAGTTCAGCTATAGAAATTAGCAAGAGATTTCCTCCCCCTTGAACCAAATTATATATCCTATATTATCGTGCTTGCTCCGGTGCCCCAGCATTCAGACGAGTGTATCATATACTAGTGACATAGACCAATAATATTAATACATCTATGTTGACATGGATAAGTAAATGGTGATTGGATATTAATTTCAAACAATCATGTATGGACCCTCgcaattttttagttttgtataTACGACccacatattttttatttagttttttttttgatagacaaatgttagtggttagttgttagtaagttagaaaatcacttcaaagttcccttccaggattcgaaccctagaCCTTCCCCTTcccacccttatgtcccctagctcttaccacttgagctaaccctcgggaaTCAAGCACTGTCACTCTCTTCTTATTCTCCTTCTTCATCCCAGAATAAACAGAGCATAACCAAATTAGGTTATCACCACCGTTTCCATTTGGGCGTGTACTGGTTTTTATTTGGGCGTTTCTTTACTGCAATGGATTTCTGGCTTGGCGTGGTAGGAGTAGACGGGACCTGAAGTAATTCTGGCTGTGCTGTGTGAATTGGTGGTTATTTGTGTGGGAATGATAGGCAATTTGTGCGTTATTAAGCCGTGATTGATCCAACCTGTTTTCGCtgttctgtttcttttgttaaTCTCCCTCCCctttgtctttcttttcttttcttttgcttttgattttggggCAATTTGTTGGTCTCTTGAGGCAGATTCTCACTTGCAGTTCGTTGGGGCAAATTCTCTTGGAGCAATTTGTGGGTTTTTCAATTTTGGGGGGTTTTACAATCATGGACTCAATTTGTGGGATAACGGCTTTGGTTGGACACATAAGGGAATGGCTTGCTAGgctgctatatatatatatatattggattTCCCTTTGTTCCTGGAAACATTGCAGATTTGGCTAATTGTTGCAAAGGAGGGTGGGGTTAATATTGGATTTCCCTTTGTTCCTGGAAATTTTGCAGGGGACGAGTTTTATGTTTTCTATGTTTAATTATGACTGTAGTTTTCAATACTTCTCCTCTTTCTTTCCCAGATTTTGATCATTTTGTAAATATTGTTATCTTTTGGGGCTGATACATAAATTATACGTAAATATAAAAGTATTTTGTCATATATACATAACTGCTACGTAttttgcatttttttaaaaaagtacaGGTGTTAAAAATTTAGTGGTACAGCTCATTCCTGTCCCATACCCATAAAAAATTGCCTGTACCATACTCAATGTTGGTGTTGCTGCAAAGCAGAAACTATTTTTTCAAGAGATTATCTTATGTCAAACATTTAATACAGTGCATAACAAGTACTAGACACATCAATCAATGACCACTGCATTGAAATTTCATAGGAAAGCATTATATGCATTATGAACAGAGAAAGGCTGCTTGAAACAAACACTTCAAGTAACTAACTACTTACTTGATTTGATGAGGTTTCTTTCTCCAGAAAACAATTGAATATATCCACTGCACacaaaaaaagaaatgaaaaagaatAAGTCCTGCTATCAAAATCTTCAATCATGAGATGAACGAGCTGATAAAAGGGCAAACTAAACAAGATACGAGACTATGTCATTGGATAAATCTAAGACACTTTGTTTTTAAATTACCTTAAAAACTGTCAAGAATGAAAAGCCACCAACAAAGGATCCTGGTGTCATTTTCCTTTGCTGTGACATCTCTTTGCATAACTGTTGAGCTATTTCCTTCAGCATAACAAGCTGTGCTTTATCGGTGCGCATTGAAATGATTGCCTGCCTCATTGATTCCCTATCCGCCTCAAGTGCTTGAAGCCTCATGTAAAGCTTCTTCATGTATGGATCTTCAAAGTCACCATGGTTCCCAAAGTCTCTTGGAGTGGTTACATAATCATCATAAACACCACCTCCAGCTTTGAACACAGAATCAACTGTATACACCCTTGGAGTCATATCATCACCAGCTTCTGATGCAATATCTGCCTTCTTCAAATTCGAAATATCCTCCGACACAGTATCTGCCTTCCTAAAGCTACCGTTGAGCCTCGGAGAGTCCATCATAATCTCAGGACATAACGAAGACGAGTCACACGAAAATTTCCGGGAATGCCTACCCCGTCTCGGAGATTGTCCAACTATCACCTTCTCTAGAATATTCTTTCCTGTAAAATCCCCATCCATTTGGTGATAAGTGGGACTTCTCTCCATTTGAGATATCCTGTTTTCCAAGTTCCGCAAACGGTCCTTAGGTGTTTCACCGAACATATATTTCTCAATACccccatcttcatcatcatcatcggcAACATCCATAATCGGATGCATCACATTACATTTCAAAGGAGGGTACTCATAAGGTGGAAACTCATACTCATCACCCTCAGCCTCAGATTCAGTGAGGCCAAAACTCATCAACCTGTGCTTATAGGCCTCAACTTCAAGAGTGAGCGACTGAATGGTCTGCTCTCTCCTATACAACAAATCCTCTAATGCCAACAGCTCTTGCTGATCATGTGAGGTCCTCTCCTCCACGAAGCGCTTGAACTGGCGCGCCTCCATCTGAAGTTCAGCCTTCTCACTCTGCAGCTTCAATATCATCGACATGGTCTCATTGGCAGCAGATGACGCAGCATCCCTCTCCTCCTCCAATTCAACATACAAACTCTGTATGGCTTGTTGCTGAGTGGTGAGCGCTTGCCGCAACGCGGCGCATTCGTTCCTGATTTCCACCCGCGCCACCGGATCATCAACGGAATCCAACTCCGGGACGGAGAATCTGGTGTCCTTTTCGAGCTCATCAATCTTCCGTTTCACAGATCGGAGCCAATtcgctgaagaagaagaagaagattgagcCGCCGAGGTGGAGGAATTGCAATCGCAACCGCCATTGTTCAGCGAAGATTCAGAATCCATGAACCGAAATTCATTCGAACCGGAGCGGTTTCgatatt
This is a stretch of genomic DNA from Lotus japonicus ecotype B-129 chromosome 1, LjGifu_v1.2. It encodes these proteins:
- the LOC130730846 gene encoding myosin-binding protein 7-like, which codes for MDSESSLNNGGCDCNSSTSAAQSSSSSSANWLRSVKRKIDELEKDTRFSVPELDSVDDPVARVEIRNECAALRQALTTQQQAIQSLYVELEEERDAASSAANETMSMILKLQSEKAELQMEARQFKRFVEERTSHDQQELLALEDLLYRREQTIQSLTLEVEAYKHRLMSFGLTESEAEGDEYEFPPYEYPPLKCNVMHPIMDVADDDDEDGGIEKYMFGETPKDRLRNLENRISQMERSPTYHQMDGDFTGKNILEKVIVGQSPRRGRHSRKFSCDSSSLCPEIMMDSPRLNGSFRKADTVSEDISNLKKADIASEAGDDMTPRVYTVDSVFKAGGGVYDDYVTTPRDFGNHGDFEDPYMKKLYMRLQALEADRESMRQAIISMRTDKAQLVMLKEIAQQLCKEMSQQRKMTPGSFVGGFSFLTVFKWIYSIVFWRKKPHQIKYMFGLPSESVGLQTLIDEEPQVKSWRYLSNTQVGD